In one window of Juglans regia cultivar Chandler chromosome 3, Walnut 2.0, whole genome shotgun sequence DNA:
- the LOC108994851 gene encoding trihelix transcription factor GT-3b-like produces MEEHHLHPRSHHLHQQHQHQHQQQHHISVNIDASDRFPQWSIHETKEFLIIRAELDQTFMETKRNKLLWEVIATKMKEKGYNRSAEQCKCKWKNLVTRYKGCETKEAEPMRQQFPFYNEVQAIFAGRMQRMLWAEAEVGASGSKKKAAHLSSDEEVDNEDSEGEKAGSSRKKKKKGKSNINIGSSSGGISGNIKDLREILDDFMKQQMQMEAQWREAFDARENERRLKEMEWRQTMEALESERIMMEQRWREREEQRRMREEARAEKRDVLITALLNKLRREDM; encoded by the exons ATGGAGGaacatcatcttcatcctcgttctcatcatcttcatcagcAGCATCAGCATCAGCATCAACAACAGCATCATATCAGTGTTAACATCGATGCGAGTGATAGATTTCCTCAATGGAGTATTCACGAGACAAAGGAGTTTTTGATAATCCGAGCAGAGCTCGATCAAACTTTCATGGAAACGAAGAGGAATAAGCTTCTGTGGGAAGTTATTGCcacaaagatgaaagaaaagggTTACAATCGCAGCGCTGAGCAGTGCAAGTGCAAGTGGAAGAACCTCGTTACACGTTATAAG ggGTGTGAGACAAAGGAAGCTGAACCGATGCGGCAACAATTCCCATTTTACAATGAAGTTCAAGCGATTTTCGCTGGAAGGATGCAGAGAATGCTATGGGCTGAAGCGGAAGTAGGAGCGAGCGGGTCAAAGAAGAAAGCGGCCCATCTATCATCGGACGAAGAGGTAGATAACGAGGACAGTGAGGGAGAGAAGGCCGGTAGCtccaggaagaagaaaaaaaagggcaagagcaatattaatattggaAGTAGCAGCGGTGGGATTAGTGGAAATATCAAGGATTTGAGGGAGATATTGGATGACTTCATGAAGCAACAGATGCAAATGGAAGCGCAATGGAGAGAAGCATTCGATGCGAGGGAAAACGAAAGAAGGTTGAAGGAGATGGAGTGGAGACAGACAATGGAAGCATTAGAAAGCGAGAGGATAATGATGGAGCagaggtggagagagagagaagagcaAAGGAGGATGAGAGAGGAGGCTAGGGCCGAGAAGAGGGACGTTCTTATCACAGCTCTGCTAAACAAACTCAGACGAGAGGATATGTAG